In Silene latifolia isolate original U9 population chromosome 3, ASM4854445v1, whole genome shotgun sequence, a single window of DNA contains:
- the LOC141649007 gene encoding uncharacterized protein LOC141649007, with protein MKKDAPFQWDDKCKHAFDNIKKYLANAQVLGAPIPGKPLVLYIAAQERSLGAMCAQEIEDRKERGLYYLARILVADELNYYPIHVVSKADPIKYILSRPVLSRRLAKWAMLLKKYDLVFVPQKAMKGQAIADLLADPLVPAKWEIPDDLAGEEIFYVDVLPPWQMYFDSAARKDGAGARVVHIRQWLRCLSNDEADEAMHEVHFVIYDVHQSGPKLHDHVKRIGYYWPTMVQDCMDFTKKCELCQFYANFIHQPLELLQLTVSLWPFEAWELDVVGPLTQKASNGHQYGVPQHITTDNGKQFFNHLMTNLGEKFKFKQHKLSMYYASADGLDEAFNKTLCNLVKKVVAKSKQD; from the exons atgaaaaaggatgctccattTCAATGGGATGATAAATGCAAGCATGCTTTCGATAACATAAAGAAATACTTGGCCAATGCACAAGTGCTGGGGGCACCAATTCCAGGAAAACCGCTTGTCCTGTACATCGCAGCACAAGAACGCTCGCTGGGGGCAATGTGTGCTCAAGAGATTGAAGACCGCAAGGAGAGAGGACTCTACTATTTGGCTCGTATCTTGGTTGCAGATGAGTTGAATTATTATCCTATACACGTGGTCTCAAAAGCCGACccaatcaagtacatactctcaagACCAGTCTTATCTAGAAGACTTGCGAAATGGGCAATGCTACTTAAGAAGTACGACTTAGTGTTCGTGCCTCAAAAGGCTATGAAAGGTCAAGCCATCGCCGATTTATTGGCTGATCCTCTAGTACCAGCAAAGTGGGAAATTCCAGATGACCTTGCTGGAGAAGAAATCTTCTACGTGGACGTTCTACCTCCATGGCAGATGTACTTCGACAGTGCTGCAAGGAAAGACGGGGCTGGAGCCAGAGTTGTACATATTC GGCAATGGTTGAGGTGTCTAAGCAATGACGAAGCTGATGAAGCAATGCATGAAGTTCACTTTGTTATTTATGACGTTCATCAATCTGGGCCTAAACTTCATGATCATGTAAAGAGAATAGGGTATTACTGGCCAACTATGGTGCAAGATTGTATGGACTTCACGAAAAAGTGTGAACTTTGTCAGTTCTACGCAAACTTCATACACCAACCGCTAGAGCTGTTACAACTTACTGTGTCTTTATGGCCCTTTGAAGCTTGGGAACTTGATGTTGTGGGACCTCTTACTCAAAAGGCCTCAAATGGACACCA ATATGGTGTACCTCAGCATATCACAACTGACAACGGGAAACAATTCTTTAACCATCTAATGACAAATCTGGGAGagaaattcaaattcaaacaacACAAGTTATCAATGTACTACGCTTCTGCAGATGGTTTGGATGAAGCCTTCAACAAGACCCTTTGCAACTTGGTGAAGAAAGTAGTAGCAAAGTCAAAGCAAGACTGA